A genomic stretch from Pelagicoccus enzymogenes includes:
- the cimA gene encoding citramalate synthase, which translates to MYDTTLRDGTQGEGVSFSVTDKLRITEKFDQFGIDYIEGGWPGSNPRDMAFFEAAKKLKLKHSKIAAFGSTRRANLKAEEDPQLKTLIDAGTPVVTIFGKTWLLHVTEVIRVAPEENLAMIEDSVRFLKDNGREVIYDAEHFYDGYVDSPDYAMQTLEAAVRGGADNLTLCDTNGGKLVSELQEITKAVVERFPNVAVGVHCHNDSGLGVALSLGGVEAGATLVQGTFNGYGERVGNANLTTIIPNIALKMGNPLNCVDHLKRLRELSMFVADLANLEHDGKAPFVGLSAFTHKGGAHADATKKVSYSYEHVDPTKVGNKQRVLVSDMAGRSSLLMKAQELGFDIDRESPETKIIIDKLKELEYNGYEFESADGSLRLLLDRLTNKHKSHFEFEGYRVIVEKRSKDEEPLSEATIKVKVDGEPRYVVAEDPGPVGALDKALRVALREAFPRLEELALKDYKVRILDSKEGANAKTRVLIESGDEEEIWGTVGASDNIIEASWQAIRDAVEYKILLDDSKQ; encoded by the coding sequence ATGTACGATACCACGTTGCGAGACGGCACTCAGGGTGAGGGCGTCTCCTTTTCTGTGACGGACAAGCTCCGAATTACGGAGAAGTTCGACCAGTTTGGTATCGATTATATTGAAGGTGGTTGGCCTGGCTCTAATCCCCGTGACATGGCTTTCTTCGAAGCTGCGAAGAAGCTTAAGCTTAAGCACTCGAAGATTGCCGCTTTCGGTTCTACCCGTCGCGCGAACCTCAAAGCGGAAGAAGATCCGCAACTGAAGACCTTGATCGATGCAGGCACGCCGGTAGTAACGATTTTTGGCAAAACCTGGCTGCTGCATGTGACCGAAGTCATCCGCGTGGCTCCGGAAGAGAACTTAGCCATGATCGAGGACAGCGTGCGTTTCCTCAAGGACAACGGACGGGAAGTTATTTACGACGCCGAGCATTTCTATGATGGCTATGTCGACAGCCCGGACTATGCAATGCAAACCCTCGAGGCTGCTGTTCGCGGTGGAGCAGACAATCTGACATTGTGCGATACCAATGGAGGTAAGCTGGTGAGCGAGCTACAGGAGATAACCAAGGCGGTTGTAGAGCGTTTTCCCAATGTTGCAGTAGGCGTCCATTGCCACAACGACTCTGGCTTGGGCGTGGCTCTTTCGCTTGGTGGCGTAGAGGCTGGCGCTACCTTGGTGCAGGGTACTTTCAACGGTTACGGCGAGCGCGTCGGTAATGCGAATCTCACTACAATCATTCCCAACATCGCATTGAAGATGGGCAATCCGCTTAATTGCGTGGACCATCTCAAGCGCCTGAGGGAACTCTCCATGTTCGTTGCCGACCTTGCCAATCTCGAGCATGACGGAAAAGCTCCTTTTGTTGGTCTCTCAGCTTTCACCCACAAGGGCGGCGCTCACGCGGATGCGACCAAGAAGGTAAGCTACAGCTACGAGCACGTCGATCCAACGAAGGTCGGAAACAAGCAGCGCGTTCTTGTATCCGATATGGCAGGACGCAGCAGTTTGTTGATGAAGGCTCAGGAGCTCGGATTCGACATCGATCGCGAATCACCTGAGACGAAGATCATAATCGATAAGCTCAAGGAGCTTGAGTACAATGGTTACGAGTTCGAGTCCGCTGATGGTTCTCTCCGTCTTTTGCTCGATCGCTTGACCAATAAGCACAAGTCGCACTTCGAATTTGAGGGCTATCGCGTGATCGTGGAGAAGCGTTCCAAGGACGAAGAACCGCTGTCGGAGGCAACGATCAAAGTGAAGGTCGATGGTGAGCCGCGTTACGTGGTGGCGGAAGATCCTGGTCCAGTGGGGGCTCTTGACAAGGCCTTGCGCGTGGCGCTTCGCGAAGCGTTTCCGCGCTTGGAAGAGCTTGCGTTGAAGGATTACAAGGTACGCATCCTTGACTCGAAGGAAGGCGCCAACGCCAAGACCCGTGTGCTCATCGAGTCCGGTGACGAAGAGGAGATCTGGGGAACGGTTGGCGCTTCAGATAATATCATCGAGGCAAGTTGGCAGGCGATTCGTGATGCGGTCGAATACAAGATCCTTCTTGACGACTCCAAGCAGTAG
- the thrC gene encoding threonine synthase, whose protein sequence is MKFVSTRGQTAPHGFSEAVKIGLAPDKGLFVPEKMPDLSAEIPTWEGLSYPELCYEFFKHFATDIPQEELKLLIEKAYSRFDHAEHAPLVKLSDKLYVQELFHGPTLAFKDFALQLLGCLYERQVAQSGESINVLGATSGDTGAAAINGLLGKKGVNIFILYPEGRVSPLQERQMTCLEEENVFPLCIKGSFDDAQAALKDVFGDKDFSQEVHLSAVNSINLARILAQCVYYIYAYLKLPAERREGATFVVPTGNFGNVLAGWMASRMGMIVDGFRVATNQNDILHRFFDSGDYSVGDVQPSHAPSMDIQVASNFERFLYFSLGGNADMTREIMESFKKDGTFQVGGMAITEFMTSTRMDDAEIAQTISNVYRDYNYTADPHTACGFKDLDKLQTAVVLSTAHPAKFPDVVKQCTGVEPTHPSLEALKSKEIRKFSVDPDEASIKAFIRSKQ, encoded by the coding sequence GTGAAATTCGTAAGCACAAGAGGACAGACCGCGCCGCATGGTTTTTCGGAAGCGGTCAAAATCGGCTTGGCTCCGGACAAGGGCTTGTTCGTGCCAGAGAAGATGCCGGATCTGAGCGCCGAGATTCCCACATGGGAGGGCTTGTCGTATCCGGAATTGTGCTACGAATTTTTTAAGCATTTCGCGACAGACATTCCGCAGGAAGAGCTGAAGCTTCTAATTGAAAAGGCCTACAGTCGTTTTGACCACGCGGAGCACGCTCCACTGGTGAAGCTAAGCGATAAGCTTTACGTGCAGGAGCTCTTTCACGGTCCGACCTTGGCCTTCAAGGATTTTGCCTTGCAACTCCTTGGTTGTCTCTACGAACGGCAGGTTGCCCAGAGTGGCGAGAGTATCAACGTTCTCGGAGCTACCTCAGGTGACACTGGCGCTGCGGCCATCAACGGATTGCTCGGCAAGAAGGGCGTCAACATCTTCATCCTTTATCCAGAGGGGCGCGTCTCTCCCTTGCAGGAGCGCCAGATGACCTGCTTGGAAGAGGAAAACGTATTTCCGCTCTGCATCAAAGGAAGTTTCGACGATGCTCAAGCGGCTTTGAAAGATGTTTTCGGCGATAAGGATTTCAGTCAGGAAGTGCATCTTTCAGCGGTCAATTCCATCAACCTCGCCCGTATCTTGGCGCAGTGCGTTTATTACATCTACGCCTACCTCAAGCTTCCTGCTGAGCGTCGCGAGGGCGCGACCTTTGTGGTTCCAACGGGAAACTTTGGCAACGTGCTCGCCGGGTGGATGGCTTCCCGCATGGGTATGATCGTCGACGGCTTTCGGGTAGCGACAAACCAGAATGACATCCTGCATCGTTTCTTCGATTCCGGCGACTATTCGGTAGGCGACGTGCAGCCTAGCCATGCGCCCTCTATGGACATCCAGGTTGCGTCCAACTTCGAGCGTTTCCTCTATTTCTCGCTTGGCGGCAATGCTGACATGACCCGTGAGATCATGGAAAGCTTCAAGAAAGACGGAACTTTTCAGGTCGGCGGTATGGCGATAACCGAGTTTATGACCAGTACGCGCATGGACGATGCGGAGATCGCTCAGACAATTTCGAACGTGTATCGCGATTACAACTACACTGCCGATCCGCACACTGCTTGCGGATTCAAGGATCTGGACAAGTTGCAAACTGCGGTCGTCCTGTCTACCGCCCATCCCGCTAAGTTTCCTGATGTTGTCAAGCAGTGCACGGGGGTGGAGCCAACCCATCCGAGCCTCGAAGCTTTAAAGTCGAAGGAGATCCGCAAGTTCTCAGTGGATCCAGACGAAGCTTCGATCAAGGCCTTTATCCGCTCCAAGCAGTAG
- a CDS encoding aspartate kinase yields MARIVKKFGGTSVGDVDRIKNVANIIKEDVEQGHQVAVVVSARSGVTNELIARAKAINEQPDDREMDVLLAVGEQETIALTAMALHALGVEAISMTGAQAGIKTDPAHTRARIVSMNCERIEEALEKGSVVIVAGFQGVNAEGTTTTLGRGGSDLSAIALASGLKADLCQIYTDVDGVYTADPRIVPKASKIPEISYEEMLEMASLGTKVMQARSVEFANKFNVVFEVRSSFDTSIPGTIVKQEVSSMEDVVVRGVALDRNQAKIMVSNIPDKPGSAAQIFEALGKANVCVDMIVQNIGRNGVANLTFTVTRDDSKRSLDAVEKVLNELGGGEVAVFGEVVKLSVVGIGMRSHSGVASKLFAALAEAKSNIQIISTSEIKISVVIDEEGADDAVRVVHSAFGLDKLDA; encoded by the coding sequence ATGGCTCGTATAGTAAAAAAATTTGGCGGTACTTCCGTAGGCGACGTCGACCGAATCAAGAACGTCGCTAACATCATCAAGGAAGATGTCGAACAAGGGCACCAGGTTGCGGTTGTCGTTTCGGCGCGTTCCGGCGTGACCAACGAGTTGATTGCGCGTGCCAAGGCGATCAACGAGCAACCGGACGATCGGGAGATGGACGTGCTCTTGGCGGTGGGCGAACAGGAAACCATCGCCCTGACCGCGATGGCTCTGCACGCCCTCGGTGTGGAAGCGATTTCGATGACCGGCGCTCAAGCAGGAATCAAGACCGACCCCGCTCACACTCGCGCTCGCATCGTCAGCATGAATTGCGAACGCATCGAGGAAGCTCTCGAGAAGGGCAGCGTCGTCATCGTGGCCGGTTTTCAGGGAGTAAATGCTGAAGGAACCACCACCACGCTAGGCCGAGGTGGCTCGGACCTCTCCGCGATCGCGCTGGCAAGCGGCCTGAAGGCGGATCTTTGCCAGATTTATACCGACGTGGATGGCGTCTACACGGCCGATCCGCGCATTGTTCCCAAGGCTAGCAAAATTCCAGAGATCAGCTATGAAGAAATGCTCGAGATGGCTAGTCTCGGCACCAAGGTGATGCAGGCCCGTTCGGTCGAATTCGCAAACAAGTTCAATGTCGTATTCGAAGTACGATCCAGTTTTGACACCTCAATCCCCGGCACAATCGTGAAACAGGAAGTAAGCTCAATGGAAGACGTCGTCGTGCGCGGCGTAGCGCTCGATCGCAACCAGGCCAAGATAATGGTCAGCAATATCCCGGACAAGCCTGGCTCCGCGGCCCAGATCTTCGAGGCCCTCGGAAAGGCGAATGTCTGCGTGGACATGATCGTTCAGAACATCGGTCGCAACGGCGTAGCAAACCTTACCTTTACCGTTACGCGCGACGATTCCAAGCGCTCTCTGGACGCCGTCGAGAAGGTTCTCAACGAGTTGGGGGGGGGCGAAGTTGCGGTATTTGGCGAAGTGGTCAAACTATCGGTCGTCGGTATCGGGATGCGCAGCCACTCTGGGGTTGCGAGCAAGCTCTTTGCGGCTTTAGCGGAGGCGAAGTCCAATATCCAGATCATCAGTACCTCGGAGATCAAGATATCCGTGGTGATCGACGAAGAAGGCGCGGATGACGCGGTTCGCGTTGTTCACAGCGCCTTTGGTTTGGACAAGCTAGACGCCTAG
- a CDS encoding homoserine dehydrogenase codes for MSERVITVGLCGFGVVGQGVFNHLQKRENDLSDQLGARVKVTRIAVRDTSKKRDFDFDAAMLTTDPLSIATDPAVDVVCELMGGTTLAKEVTLAALKAGKIVVSANKALICDHGEALFAAAKEGNGQLLFEASVAGGIPVIKAIKESLVVNRFNSIYGILNGTSNYILTRMTNEGAGYQEILAEAKALGYAEADESFDVDGIDAAHKAVVLAYLAYGRWVPYNDLLVQGIAEVTQADIAFAKENGYAIKLLAVIDVAHASGKLYISILPTLVSKKYVLGSVDGVFNAVSVHGDVVGETVYIGPGAGRDATASAVISDIVDAAKLIVNGGAGRFIDPAPRGGAKIELAEPEEIESRYYVRLQVVDKPGVMAEVTSLLAKHDVSLASVTQKEVEEDATSATLIVTTHTTTEQAILDAVKALEASSCVEGKPFTMPVSSFEG; via the coding sequence ATGAGTGAACGCGTGATAACTGTAGGCCTTTGCGGCTTCGGCGTTGTAGGGCAGGGTGTTTTCAATCACCTGCAAAAGCGTGAAAATGACTTGAGCGACCAACTAGGCGCTCGCGTAAAGGTAACCCGTATCGCAGTTCGTGATACGAGCAAGAAACGTGATTTCGATTTCGACGCAGCCATGCTGACGACGGATCCGCTCTCGATCGCTACCGATCCTGCGGTTGATGTCGTATGCGAGTTGATGGGTGGGACGACCTTGGCGAAGGAAGTCACGCTCGCCGCGCTGAAGGCGGGCAAGATCGTCGTATCCGCCAACAAGGCTCTGATCTGCGACCATGGAGAAGCATTGTTTGCCGCAGCTAAGGAAGGCAATGGGCAGTTGCTCTTCGAGGCCAGCGTCGCTGGCGGAATTCCAGTCATCAAGGCGATCAAGGAAAGCCTCGTCGTCAATCGATTCAATAGCATCTACGGGATCCTCAACGGTACCAGTAACTATATCCTGACTCGCATGACGAACGAGGGGGCTGGTTACCAGGAGATCCTAGCGGAAGCCAAGGCCTTGGGCTACGCGGAAGCGGACGAGTCCTTCGACGTGGACGGTATCGACGCAGCTCACAAGGCGGTGGTCTTAGCTTATTTGGCCTACGGACGTTGGGTGCCATACAATGACCTTTTGGTTCAAGGCATCGCTGAAGTTACGCAGGCAGATATCGCCTTTGCCAAGGAGAACGGTTACGCCATCAAGCTGCTGGCGGTTATCGATGTAGCTCACGCCTCCGGAAAACTCTACATTTCGATTCTTCCTACTTTGGTATCCAAAAAATACGTACTTGGCAGTGTCGACGGCGTATTCAATGCAGTCTCCGTTCACGGGGACGTAGTGGGTGAGACTGTCTACATTGGACCTGGAGCGGGACGCGACGCGACGGCGAGCGCGGTGATTTCGGACATCGTCGATGCCGCGAAGCTCATTGTGAATGGCGGAGCAGGTCGATTCATTGACCCAGCTCCTCGTGGCGGCGCTAAGATTGAGTTGGCTGAGCCGGAGGAAATCGAGTCACGCTACTACGTTCGATTGCAAGTCGTCGACAAGCCGGGCGTAATGGCGGAAGTGACCTCGCTGTTGGCGAAACACGATGTCAGTCTTGCGAGCGTAACCCAAAAGGAGGTCGAGGAAGACGCGACTAGCGCCACCTTGATCGTAACGACTCATACAACGACGGAACAAGCGATACTCGATGCCGTGAAGGCTTTGGAGGCGAGCTCCTGCGTGGAAGGCAAGCCTTTCACGATGCCGGTCAGCAGCTTCGAAGGATAA
- the plsY gene encoding glycerol-3-phosphate 1-O-acyltransferase PlsY yields the protein MSIDFIVALSAAGAGYLIGSLPFGYLVAKANGVDIFSVGSKNPGATNVKRCVGKKAGNIVFLLDAIKGFAATAWPILLAGETFHYGLVGLVFAVLGHSFSLFTKFRGGKGVATMLGGVVALMLVAAVVGVLVWLVVFYTSRYVSLASICLAVSLPITNLIIGAPAVLTWVSLALGLLVVVRHKDNIVRLIRGEENKFAKK from the coding sequence ATGTCCATTGACTTCATAGTCGCGCTCAGTGCCGCAGGAGCAGGGTACCTTATCGGTTCCCTGCCTTTTGGCTATTTGGTGGCGAAGGCGAACGGCGTTGATATTTTCAGCGTTGGCTCGAAGAACCCAGGCGCCACGAACGTGAAGCGTTGCGTCGGCAAGAAAGCGGGCAACATCGTTTTCTTGCTGGATGCGATCAAGGGCTTCGCCGCGACTGCTTGGCCAATCTTGTTGGCTGGCGAGACCTTTCACTACGGATTGGTGGGGCTTGTATTCGCTGTGTTGGGACATTCGTTTTCACTCTTCACGAAGTTTCGTGGAGGCAAGGGGGTCGCGACGATGCTTGGAGGAGTTGTCGCATTGATGCTTGTCGCCGCCGTGGTCGGCGTACTGGTTTGGCTCGTGGTTTTTTATACCTCCCGCTACGTGTCGCTGGCCTCGATTTGCTTGGCGGTCAGTTTGCCGATTACTAATCTGATTATAGGAGCGCCTGCTGTGCTTACATGGGTTTCGCTTGCTCTCGGATTGCTGGTCGTGGTGCGACACAAGGATAACATCGTTCGCCTCATCAGGGGCGAAGAAAACAAGTTTGCAAAGAAGTAG
- the serA gene encoding phosphoglycerate dehydrogenase — translation MKILVADKISSIGVDFLKQQEGFEVVEAYGTFKEDYSKFLELAKGAAAIIVRSDSKVNREVFEAAAPTLKAVGRAGVGVDNIDADAATDFGVVVMNTPGGNTIATAELTFTHMLCGARPVPQAAQSMREGRWDRKIYGGSELFKKTLGICGMGRIGAEVAKRAKAFGMTVLAYDPYLSGSKAEAMGVKQVELDKLFRESDYITVHMPLTDATRGMINKESIATMKDGVRLFNCARGGIIDEDALLEALESGKVAAAGLDVYTSEPPAEDHPFRKQKNLILTPHLGASTEEAQESVGLEIAESVTSVLRGGGIRNAINMPSLDEQTLKTVGPYLELCSALGSLVQQLALEKVEKVKITYSGKVVDLDANSLTRGILKGFLKDVSSNVNFVNALVIMERLGLQVDVLKSSEETDYTELIKVEAVCVNGENVSAEGTLIGKGNSPRIVSVNGREVEVEPHGCMLVLANSDELGIVGKVGSIIGNHGVNIAAMSLSRNEVGGVALNIACLDSEPSDEAMAEIRAIKAVRQAKIVHL, via the coding sequence ATGAAAATCCTAGTAGCAGACAAAATCTCGTCAATTGGAGTCGACTTCCTGAAGCAGCAGGAAGGGTTTGAAGTCGTAGAAGCTTACGGCACCTTCAAGGAAGACTATTCCAAATTCCTCGAGCTCGCTAAGGGCGCGGCCGCAATCATCGTGCGCAGCGATTCCAAGGTAAATCGGGAGGTCTTCGAAGCGGCAGCCCCGACCTTGAAGGCGGTTGGCCGCGCAGGTGTGGGCGTGGACAATATCGACGCTGATGCGGCTACCGACTTTGGCGTTGTCGTCATGAACACGCCGGGCGGCAATACCATTGCGACCGCTGAACTCACTTTTACTCACATGCTCTGCGGAGCTCGTCCTGTGCCTCAAGCAGCGCAATCCATGCGAGAAGGTCGCTGGGATCGCAAGATCTACGGAGGCAGCGAGCTCTTCAAGAAGACGCTCGGCATTTGTGGTATGGGCCGCATCGGAGCGGAAGTCGCCAAGCGCGCAAAGGCCTTCGGGATGACAGTCCTAGCCTACGACCCCTACCTCTCCGGATCCAAGGCGGAAGCCATGGGCGTGAAGCAAGTCGAGCTCGACAAGCTTTTCCGCGAGTCCGACTACATTACGGTACACATGCCGCTCACCGATGCGACTCGCGGCATGATCAACAAGGAATCGATCGCGACCATGAAGGACGGCGTTCGTCTCTTCAACTGCGCTCGCGGCGGTATCATCGACGAAGACGCTCTGCTTGAGGCGTTGGAAAGCGGCAAGGTTGCGGCAGCGGGTCTCGACGTCTACACCAGCGAGCCTCCGGCAGAAGACCATCCTTTCCGCAAGCAGAAGAATCTCATCCTTACGCCTCACCTCGGAGCTTCGACTGAAGAGGCTCAGGAAAGCGTCGGTCTGGAAATCGCGGAAAGCGTCACCAGCGTTTTGCGCGGTGGCGGTATCCGCAACGCGATCAACATGCCGTCCCTCGACGAGCAAACGCTTAAGACCGTCGGTCCTTACCTCGAACTCTGCTCGGCTTTGGGTTCTCTCGTCCAGCAGCTCGCTCTCGAGAAGGTCGAGAAGGTCAAGATCACTTACTCTGGCAAGGTTGTAGACCTGGACGCCAATTCGCTGACCCGTGGCATCCTTAAGGGATTCCTCAAGGACGTGAGCAGCAACGTCAATTTCGTCAACGCGCTTGTCATCATGGAGCGCCTCGGCCTGCAGGTCGACGTGCTGAAGTCCTCCGAAGAGACGGATTACACCGAACTCATCAAGGTTGAAGCCGTCTGCGTGAACGGAGAGAACGTCTCCGCCGAAGGTACTTTGATCGGTAAAGGAAACTCGCCTCGTATCGTTTCCGTTAACGGTCGCGAGGTCGAAGTGGAGCCGCACGGCTGCATGCTGGTGCTCGCCAACAGCGACGAGCTTGGCATCGTGGGCAAGGTCGGCAGCATTATCGGCAACCATGGCGTCAATATCGCTGCCATGTCGCTCAGCCGCAACGAAGTGGGGGGTGTCGCTCTCAACATCGCTTGCTTGGACAGCGAGCCGAGCGACGAAGCCATGGCGGAGATCAGGGCTATCAAAGCGGTCAGGCAGGCGAAGATCGTCCACTTGTAG
- a CDS encoding alpha/beta hydrolase, whose protein sequence is MRERERKNGFNTLLVLVSVSVLFFFLFAQVVTKQLLFQPPPPSYGKDESILLVPAEDGTQLAVFWGPVPGASTTVFYFHGNGEDLGHVNFILNNYRLQGVNVLSFDYRGYGLSEGTASEQLCYRDAEAVLDYAEENLGVDPRQVVLHGRSLGGGIAMELAVTQGAKGLVLESAFLSAYQVYLPLTWVPGDKFVNSKKAERVECPTLVIHGKEDRVVSFVHGETLAAKLPPEFVKTFWVEGVGHNDLVDRASARYWASIRGFLAGL, encoded by the coding sequence ATGAGAGAGCGGGAGCGCAAGAACGGCTTCAACACCTTGCTGGTATTGGTGTCGGTGAGCGTTCTCTTCTTTTTCCTCTTTGCTCAAGTTGTCACCAAGCAACTGCTCTTCCAGCCACCGCCTCCTAGCTACGGCAAGGACGAATCGATTCTGCTGGTTCCGGCGGAGGACGGAACTCAGCTCGCGGTTTTCTGGGGGCCGGTTCCGGGGGCGAGCACGACTGTTTTCTATTTTCACGGAAACGGGGAGGACTTGGGGCACGTCAATTTCATCCTCAACAACTACCGGCTGCAGGGGGTGAACGTCCTGAGTTTCGACTACCGTGGCTACGGATTGTCGGAGGGGACTGCCAGCGAGCAGCTTTGCTATCGGGATGCCGAAGCTGTGTTGGACTATGCGGAGGAAAACCTCGGGGTTGATCCGAGGCAGGTCGTTTTGCACGGCCGCTCGCTTGGAGGCGGCATTGCCATGGAGCTGGCGGTGACGCAAGGCGCGAAAGGCCTGGTTTTGGAGTCTGCCTTTCTCAGCGCCTACCAAGTTTACCTGCCGCTGACCTGGGTTCCGGGCGACAAGTTCGTGAATTCCAAAAAAGCCGAACGTGTGGAGTGTCCGACATTGGTGATTCATGGAAAGGAAGACCGTGTGGTAAGCTTTGTCCATGGGGAAACCTTGGCGGCGAAGCTTCCGCCGGAGTTCGTCAAGACCTTCTGGGTGGAGGGAGTGGGGCACAATGACCTCGTAGATCGCGCCAGCGCTCGATATTGGGCATCGATTCGCGGCTTTTTGGCTGGTTTGTAG
- the hisS gene encoding histidine--tRNA ligase, whose protein sequence is MATFNSLPGFREFYPEDYAQRKHIFQVWRQVARRFAFQEFDGPILESLELFTTKSGPEIESQLFCFEDKGGRQVSLRPELTPSLARMVAARANGLKRPIKWFSIGDNFRYERMQKGRLRCFTQLNVDLLGEQGPSAEVELIGLLVQTLVGFGLTKDDFYVRLSDRNLWMLYLAALGYEGEAIGSILGVVDKWERLPEEKLIAQLQEVAGDKAAELKAAVDAFLRLDSVEAIRERFAGLQADESAKQELSERLADWQVVLDGLSAMGFGGFVKIDLSIVRGLAYYTGFVFEAFDKKGEFRALAGGGRYDALVKKMGGPDMPAVGFGMGDVVLGELLKARGKMPEFVDTIDFFAVTGGDAEKLAALSDVALLRQAGYSVEYQLKSQAFGKQLKAAASSGARFSLIYGSEELEKGVVKLRNLADRSEQDVPRGQLLEAVRELF, encoded by the coding sequence ATGGCCACATTCAATTCATTGCCCGGATTCCGTGAATTTTACCCTGAGGATTATGCTCAGCGGAAGCACATCTTCCAAGTTTGGAGACAGGTGGCGCGCCGTTTTGCGTTTCAGGAGTTCGATGGTCCCATACTCGAATCGCTCGAGCTTTTCACGACCAAGTCGGGCCCGGAGATCGAGAGCCAGCTCTTCTGCTTCGAGGACAAGGGGGGGCGCCAGGTTTCCTTGCGTCCGGAATTGACTCCGTCGCTGGCGCGTATGGTGGCGGCTCGGGCAAATGGGCTGAAGCGACCGATCAAGTGGTTTAGCATAGGTGACAACTTTCGCTACGAGCGCATGCAGAAGGGCCGTTTGCGCTGCTTCACCCAGCTCAACGTGGACTTGCTGGGCGAGCAGGGACCGAGCGCCGAAGTCGAACTGATCGGATTGCTGGTGCAGACGCTGGTCGGCTTTGGCCTGACGAAGGACGATTTTTACGTGCGCCTCAGCGACCGTAATCTTTGGATGCTCTACCTTGCGGCCTTGGGCTACGAGGGCGAAGCCATCGGCTCGATCTTAGGAGTGGTGGACAAGTGGGAGCGCCTGCCGGAGGAGAAGTTGATTGCCCAGTTGCAGGAAGTGGCTGGCGACAAGGCGGCTGAACTGAAGGCAGCGGTGGATGCCTTTCTCCGGCTCGACTCCGTGGAGGCGATTCGGGAGCGATTCGCAGGCTTGCAAGCTGACGAGTCCGCCAAGCAGGAATTGTCCGAGCGCTTGGCGGATTGGCAGGTGGTGCTCGACGGGCTTTCAGCCATGGGCTTTGGCGGCTTCGTGAAGATTGACCTGAGCATCGTGCGAGGGCTGGCCTACTACACGGGCTTCGTCTTCGAGGCCTTCGACAAGAAGGGCGAGTTCCGAGCGTTGGCTGGTGGCGGCCGCTACGACGCTTTGGTCAAGAAGATGGGCGGTCCGGACATGCCGGCAGTTGGCTTCGGCATGGGCGACGTGGTTTTGGGCGAATTGCTCAAGGCTCGCGGCAAGATGCCGGAGTTTGTCGACACCATCGATTTCTTTGCCGTGACGGGTGGCGATGCGGAAAAGCTCGCAGCTCTCTCGGATGTGGCTTTGCTGCGTCAGGCCGGCTACTCCGTGGAGTACCAGCTCAAGTCGCAGGCTTTTGGCAAGCAGTTGAAGGCAGCGGCATCTTCGGGAGCTCGCTTCTCCCTGATCTACGGTTCCGAAGAGCTCGAGAAGGGGGTGGTCAAGCTGCGCAACTTGGCGGACCGCAGCGAGCAGGACGTTCCGCGCGGGCAGCTGCTCGAGGCCGTTCGCGAGCTGTTCTAG
- a CDS encoding HU family DNA-binding protein — MSNNLTKRDIVLRIFEKTKDIPQSKIQDTVQMTLDIILDALAEGRNVELRNFGVFEVQKRKARVGRNPNRPETDVVIPTRAVVKFKAGKVLKAKIKDIDLDALG, encoded by the coding sequence ATGTCCAACAACCTTACCAAACGCGATATCGTTCTTCGAATTTTTGAAAAGACGAAGGACATCCCTCAAAGCAAAATTCAGGACACTGTTCAGATGACGCTGGACATCATCTTGGATGCCTTGGCGGAAGGGAGAAACGTGGAGCTCCGCAATTTCGGCGTTTTCGAGGTGCAGAAGCGCAAGGCTCGCGTCGGTCGCAACCCTAACCGTCCGGAAACGGATGTCGTGATTCCGACTCGCGCGGTGGTGAAGTTCAAGGCGGGCAAGGTGCTCAAGGCCAAGATCAAGGATATCGATCTGGACGCTCTGGGTTGA